A DNA window from Salvelinus sp. IW2-2015 linkage group LG4q.1:29, ASM291031v2, whole genome shotgun sequence contains the following coding sequences:
- the LOC111960826 gene encoding solute carrier family 35 member E4-like: MISTDGLSKCEATWRETGKRPQAEMLHLLSAVVVWLVTGTTISSLNKWIFAVYNFRYPLLLSALHMLTAIVVDYGLIKLRILQQNGGVDNQKDLTTSAKCKVFLLSLTFCASIAFGNMGLNYVQLSFAQMIYTTTPIFTLAISTLILGKQHHILKYTAMMPICLGASFSIMGEVQYDQTGCFFVFAATMLRGVKTIQQGILLQEEKINSVFLLYLMSIPSFCILAVAALALENWAVLESPMHYDHNLWLFILLSCLGSVMYNLASCCIITLTSAVTLHILGNLSVVGNLLLSQLLFGNEMSALSCAGVALTLSGMLIYQNSEFISNYLDARRANARELSRVREEDIAGPFQPPPQEQRERVDAWRHGGQ, from the exons ATGATTAGCACCGATGGCCTCTCTAAATGCGAGGCGACCTGGCGCGAGACTGGGAAAAGGCCACAGGCGGAGATGTTGCACCTTCTGTCCGCTGTCGTTGTCTGGCTTGTGACGGGGACAACCATCTCCAGTCTTAACAAATGGATTTTTGCAGTGTACAACTTCAGGTACCCCTTACTGCTGTCGGCCCTGCACATGTTGACAGCGATAGTGGTGGACTATGGGCTTATTAAACTGCGAATTCTCCAGCAAAACGGTGGGGTTGACAACCAGAAGGACCTTACCACCAGCGCCAAATGCAAGGTGTTTCTATTGAGCTTGACATTTTGTGCCAGCATCGCATTTGGCAACATGGGTCTAAACTATGTCCAGCTGTCATTTGCCCAAATGATCTACACCACCACGCCAATCTTCACCCTGGCCATCTCCACTCTGATCCTGGGCAAGCAACACCACATCCTCAAATACACAGCCATGATGCCCATCTGTCTGGGAGCCTCGTTCAGCATCATGGGCGAGGTCCAGTATGACCAGACAGGCTGCTTCTTTGTATTCGCTGCAACAATGTTGAGAGGTGTCAAAACCATCCAGCAAG gtATCTTGCTCCAGGAGGAGAAAATCAACTCTGTGTTCCTGCTGTACCTGATGTCTATCCCCAGTTTCTGCATCCTGGCCGTAGCTGCTCTGGCCCTGGAGAACTGGGCCGTGCTGGAGTCTCCAATGCACTACGACCACAACCTGTGGCTCTTCATTCTGCTCAGCTGCCTGGGCTCTGTCATGTACAACCTGGCCAGCTGCTGCATCATCACCCTCACCTCCGCCGTCACCCTGCACATATTGGGGAACCTGAGCGTGGTGGGCAACCTGCTGCTCTCCCAGCTGCTGTTCGGCAACGAGATGTCAGCGCTCAGCTGTGCCGGTGTGGCTCTTACTCTCTCTGGCATGCTCATCTACCAGAACTCTGAGTTCATCTCCAACTACCTGGATGCACGGCGAGCTAATGCCAGGGAGCTCAGCcgagtgagggaggaggatattGCTGGCCCATTCCAACCGCCCCCCcaagaacagagggagagggtagaCGCTTGGCG GCATGGCGGCCAGTAA